From a region of the Agrobacterium tumefaciens genome:
- a CDS encoding DUF4345 domain-containing protein, which translates to MEFYFPTEFGEQLAFGAAALSVLIGLVFMFAPGVTLRVFGLQSASERKDGYMLVRSSLAGFYLGLGAAALLLAQPMVYLAFGAAFTLAVFGGILSILSDGGATVRNFILLVVHLLLSALSLGYVFGLV; encoded by the coding sequence ATGGAGTTTTATTTTCCGACGGAATTCGGCGAGCAACTGGCATTTGGCGCGGCTGCGCTTTCGGTGCTGATCGGCCTCGTCTTCATGTTTGCTCCAGGCGTCACGCTCCGCGTGTTCGGTCTTCAGTCCGCAAGTGAGCGCAAGGACGGTTATATGCTGGTCCGCTCCTCACTCGCCGGATTTTACCTTGGTCTGGGCGCGGCTGCATTGCTGCTCGCACAGCCTATGGTCTATCTCGCATTTGGCGCGGCCTTCACACTTGCTGTCTTCGGCGGCATCCTGTCGATCCTCTCCGACGGAGGCGCAACAGTGCGGAATTTCATACTTCTGGTTGTGCATCTTTTGCTGTCTGCGCTCTCGCTGGGCTATGTATTCGG